A genome region from Musa acuminata AAA Group cultivar baxijiao chromosome BXJ3-5, Cavendish_Baxijiao_AAA, whole genome shotgun sequence includes the following:
- the LOC135638803 gene encoding uncharacterized protein LOC135638803 produces the protein MRRFPAHHHGCHHKLVRHLKRMWTCWMRHMVGSHCLCGFGRSGGRPPRPSPPAAAAAAAVCFCLSWSYATRAHPQKGIESLPFSCRERAYKWNSSHDKPLEIAMSYPHAFTPRGLALRRFKPKVLSTSYIALPPSLPHHFEAGRKMSSRRSRISEEEISELVSKLQSLLPEARRRGSGRASAAKLLKETCNYIRKLNREVDDLSNRLSALMATMDSDSAEADIIRSLLRS, from the exons ATGAGAAGGTTTCCTGCACACCACCATGGGTGTCATCACAAGTTGGTACGCCATTTAAAGCGCATGTGGACGTGTTGGATGAGACACATGGTGGGCAGCCACTGTTTGTGTGGGTTTGGGAGGAGCGGAGGCCGTCCTCCCCGCCCGTCTCCAcctgcagctgcagctgctgctgctgtgtgTTTTTGTCTCTCATGGTCGTATGCGACTCGTGCCCACCCCCAAAAGGGAATCGAGTCTCTTCCGTTTTCCTGTAGAGAAAGGGCCTACAAGTGGAATTCATCACATGATAAGCCACTTGAGATAGCCATGTCCTACCCTCATGCCTTCACTCCTAGAGGCTTAGCTTTGAGGAGATTTAAACCCAAGGTCCTGTCCACCTCCTATATAGCTCTCCCTCCCTCCTTACCACACCATTTTGAGGCAGGTCGCAAGATGTCGAGCAGGAGGTCCAGGATCTCAGAGGAGGAGATCAGCGAGCTCGTCTCCAAGCTGCAGTCCCTCCTCCCAGAAGCCCGCCGACGAGGCAGCGGCAGG GCTTCGGCAGCAAAGCTACTGAAGGAGACGTGCAACTACATCAGGAAACTCAACCGGGAGGTCGACGACCTGAGCAACCGCCTCTCGGCCCTCATGGCGACCATGGACAGCGACAGCGCCGAGGCCGACATCATCCGCAGTCTCCTCCGGTCGTGA